The proteins below are encoded in one region of Fibrella aestuarina BUZ 2:
- a CDS encoding thioredoxin family protein, with translation MKTRLYVRVLALWLALLGLTAPSHVFASLPPDDHVGIHFFTGTWNELLAEAKKQKKPVFVDVYTTWCGPCKLMAKQAFPDKAVGDLFNANFISYQIDAEKGEGIEVAKKYNVTAYPTSLFVSADGDLIQRTVGYGGIKGLVDEANKAIEAARTAKPIALWDKEFANGKRDADFLKTYLAQRAQLGLPNGDALDAYLLAAPEADLTTPAGLELISGNLTTTNSKGFDWLLDGIKANQGQRTSAPAVQKAVMAVSQLLARDERKATSEAEMERVIANRMKLTQKLGMKGPAGTTATDGMWLNFYKRTKNVPKYREFATKSAQPLMAVSADSLKTRNDEAYQRFLTQTQSLPDSVKKTANFKRYADQMKNGATQQTAQALNSLAWGYFETLTDPADLNQALAWSGRSLELNRSAASLDTYAQLLGKLGRKPEAIKYEEEALALAKKTGEDAADYEKTLAALKQ, from the coding sequence ATGAAAACACGCCTTTATGTCCGTGTGCTGGCCCTGTGGCTGGCGCTTTTGGGTCTGACCGCCCCGTCCCACGTCTTCGCTTCGTTGCCCCCCGATGACCACGTAGGCATCCACTTCTTTACGGGTACGTGGAACGAGTTGCTGGCTGAGGCCAAAAAGCAGAAGAAGCCCGTGTTTGTCGACGTTTATACCACTTGGTGCGGCCCCTGCAAACTGATGGCAAAGCAGGCTTTCCCCGACAAGGCCGTGGGCGACCTGTTCAACGCCAATTTCATTTCTTACCAGATCGACGCCGAGAAAGGCGAAGGCATTGAGGTGGCGAAAAAATACAACGTCACGGCTTACCCAACCTCGCTGTTCGTATCAGCCGACGGCGACCTGATTCAGCGCACAGTAGGATATGGCGGCATCAAGGGCCTGGTCGATGAAGCCAACAAAGCTATCGAAGCGGCCCGAACGGCTAAACCGATTGCCCTTTGGGACAAAGAGTTTGCTAATGGTAAACGTGATGCTGACTTTCTGAAGACGTATCTGGCCCAACGAGCTCAACTTGGCCTCCCCAATGGCGACGCACTGGACGCCTACCTGCTTGCGGCCCCTGAAGCCGACCTGACCACCCCGGCTGGGCTGGAACTCATCAGCGGTAACCTGACCACCACAAACTCGAAAGGGTTTGACTGGCTGTTGGATGGGATCAAGGCCAATCAGGGCCAGCGCACGTCGGCACCTGCCGTTCAGAAAGCCGTGATGGCGGTTAGCCAGCTACTGGCCCGCGACGAGCGCAAAGCCACCTCCGAAGCCGAGATGGAGCGCGTGATTGCCAATCGGATGAAATTGACCCAGAAACTGGGCATGAAAGGGCCAGCGGGCACCACAGCGACAGACGGCATGTGGCTCAATTTTTACAAACGCACCAAAAACGTACCCAAATACCGCGAGTTCGCCACCAAATCGGCCCAGCCGTTGATGGCCGTCTCTGCCGACTCGCTGAAGACCAGGAACGACGAAGCCTATCAGCGGTTTCTAACCCAGACGCAATCGCTCCCCGACTCCGTGAAGAAAACCGCCAATTTCAAGCGGTATGCCGATCAGATGAAAAACGGGGCTACCCAACAAACAGCGCAGGCCCTGAACAGTCTGGCCTGGGGCTACTTCGAAACCCTTACCGACCCTGCCGATCTGAACCAGGCGTTGGCCTGGTCGGGACGCTCGCTGGAATTAAATCGGTCGGCGGCCTCACTCGACACTTACGCGCAACTGCTCGGTAAACTGGGGCGCAAGCCGGAAGCGATCAAGTATGAAGAAGAGGCACTTGCCCTCGCCAAAAAGACCGGAGAAGACGCGGCTGATTACGAAAAAACGCTGGCAGCGCTCAAGCAGTAG
- a CDS encoding molybdopterin molybdotransferase MoeA — MLTVAEADDLLASHQLSLTTETVAFTEAPGRVLAETILADRDFPPFDRVAMDGIAIQYDALADGQTAFSILAIGRAGEPQQPLPDPTGCMEVMTGSVLPSGADTVIRYEDLSITDGIATLTIPAAEISRGLNVHKQGTDRRTFDVVLSAGVRLRPVDLAVVASVGQTSLSVRKRPRVAVVSTGDELVTIEQTPLPHQIRQSNAHLLWAALHEMGIDASIHHYPDDVATITSGLSALLSGHDVLVMTGGVSAGKADYVPDILAGLGIRKHFHKIEQRPGKPMWFGTSPDNQRVVFALPGNPVSTTLCFYRYVRPYLETAMGLPGEPPLYVQLAKPVTFAPPLTYFTPAHLTTSTEGTLLAEPLPGSGSADFTNLTAADAFLEFPATESNFPAGTVVQAWAIG; from the coding sequence ATGCTGACCGTTGCCGAAGCCGACGACCTGCTCGCGTCGCACCAGTTATCGCTCACGACCGAAACCGTTGCCTTTACCGAGGCGCCGGGCCGCGTACTGGCCGAGACCATTCTGGCCGACCGCGATTTCCCGCCGTTTGACCGGGTGGCGATGGACGGCATTGCCATTCAGTACGACGCGCTGGCCGATGGCCAAACGGCTTTTTCGATCCTGGCGATCGGGCGGGCGGGCGAACCCCAGCAACCCCTCCCCGACCCCACCGGCTGCATGGAGGTGATGACCGGCTCGGTGTTGCCCAGCGGCGCCGATACCGTCATCCGGTACGAAGACCTGTCCATCACCGACGGCATTGCCACGCTGACGATCCCAGCTGCAGAGATAAGCCGTGGCCTCAACGTGCACAAACAAGGCACCGACCGCCGCACCTTCGACGTAGTCCTGTCGGCAGGGGTGCGCCTGCGGCCCGTCGATCTGGCAGTGGTGGCGTCGGTGGGGCAAACGTCGCTGTCGGTGCGGAAGCGGCCCCGCGTGGCGGTCGTCTCGACGGGCGACGAACTGGTTACGATTGAACAAACACCGTTGCCCCACCAGATTCGGCAATCCAACGCGCACCTGCTGTGGGCGGCGTTGCACGAGATGGGCATCGACGCCTCGATTCATCATTACCCCGACGACGTAGCCACCATCACGAGCGGTCTGTCGGCCTTACTGTCGGGCCACGACGTGCTGGTGATGACGGGCGGCGTATCGGCCGGCAAAGCCGATTACGTACCCGATATCCTGGCGGGGCTGGGTATTCGCAAACACTTCCATAAAATTGAACAGCGGCCCGGCAAACCCATGTGGTTTGGCACCAGCCCCGATAACCAGCGGGTGGTGTTTGCGTTGCCCGGTAACCCTGTCTCCACCACGCTTTGCTTTTACCGGTACGTTCGCCCTTACCTCGAAACGGCGATGGGTCTGCCCGGCGAACCGCCGCTCTACGTGCAACTGGCCAAGCCCGTTACGTTTGCGCCACCGCTCACCTATTTCACACCCGCCCACCTGACGACCTCGACCGAGGGTACGTTGCTGGCCGAACCGTTACCGGGCAGTGGCTCCGCTGATTTCACCAACCTCACCGCCGCCGACGCCTTCCTGGAATTCCCGGCCACGGAGAGCAACTTCCCGGCCGGAACGGTCGTGCAGGCGTGGGCAATTGGGTGA